In the Chroococcidiopsis sp. SAG 2025 genome, one interval contains:
- a CDS encoding HAD family hydrolase, translated as MTQIVRSTMDSELSDVKQPKVIFLDAVGTMFGVKGSVGEVYAQIAQQFGVTVPADRVNSAFYQSFKTAPPPVFLGKQPEEIPQCEFEWWEAIARNTFQQVGFLDSFTDFSGYFSQLYAHFSTAKPWVLYPDVLQALQSWQKLGIELGVLSNFDSRLHSVLQALDLSKFFTSVTISTEVGAAKPDPQIFAAALDKHQCSADLAWHVGDSLQEDYHGAKAAGLRAVWLQR; from the coding sequence ATGACACAAATCGTAAGAAGCACGATGGATAGCGAACTGAGTGATGTTAAGCAACCTAAAGTTATCTTCCTCGATGCTGTCGGGACAATGTTTGGAGTTAAAGGCAGTGTTGGTGAAGTGTACGCTCAGATCGCACAACAATTTGGCGTTACCGTACCAGCAGATCGTGTCAACAGTGCTTTCTATCAAAGTTTCAAAACTGCGCCACCGCCTGTATTTCTTGGCAAGCAGCCAGAGGAGATTCCTCAATGCGAATTTGAATGGTGGGAAGCGATCGCCCGGAATACTTTTCAACAAGTTGGATTTTTAGATAGTTTTACCGATTTTTCTGGCTATTTCAGCCAACTATACGCACATTTTTCCACAGCAAAACCTTGGGTACTTTATCCCGATGTTCTGCAAGCATTGCAATCTTGGCAGAAATTAGGCATTGAGTTAGGGGTACTGTCTAATTTCGATTCGCGCCTGCATTCGGTTTTACAAGCTTTGGATTTATCCAAGTTTTTCACTTCCGTAACAATTTCTACCGAAGTTGGTGCGGCTAAACCCGATCCGCAAATTTTTGCTGCTGCTTTGGACAAACATCAATGTTCGGCAGATTTGGCTTGGCACGTAGGCGACAGCTTACAAGAAGATTATCATGGCGCGAAAGCGGCTGGGTTAAGAGCGGTTTGGTTGCAAAGATGA
- a CDS encoding microviridin/marinostatin family tricyclic proteinase inhibitor: MSDMKSRNSNSPIPFFAHFLEGQFGAELSEVEMASVSGGSVYATTLAYPSDVDVDGGNKGYEFPSMEMPKMPSMPDFPKFPSISDYYK, translated from the coding sequence ATGTCTGACATGAAATCACGAAATTCAAATTCACCAATTCCTTTTTTCGCCCATTTTCTAGAAGGGCAATTTGGAGCAGAACTTTCGGAAGTAGAAATGGCATCTGTGAGTGGTGGTAGCGTATATGCAACAACGCTAGCATATCCATCTGACGTTGACGTTGACGGTGGGAATAAAGGTTATGAATTCCCATCAATGGAGATGCCCAAGATGCCGTCTATGCCTGATTTTCCTAAATTCCCATCAATTTCTGATTATTACAAATAA
- a CDS encoding MvdD family ATP-grasp ribosomal peptide maturase, producing MTVLIVTHSRDHEGISLVMDAIAAQGGKVFRFDTDRFPTQTQLEVYFGLGTERFVLNDGANQLNLQDVSAVWYRRIRMGARIPTTMDAQLRQASVQESQATILGAIASLNVFHLDSVSDIRRAEHKQLQLQIARLLGLEIPRTLITNNPQAVLKFARECRSGMVTKMLTTFAIYDRGQEQVVFTNSVKPEDLENLEGLRFCPMCFQENIPKALELRTTIVGQHVFTAAIDSQISPEAHHDWRRQGLTLIDAWQPYTLPQELAVKLRQMMTYFQLNYGAFDLILTPDGRYIFLEINPVGEFYWLEKHAGLPISQAIADILVKSSPF from the coding sequence ATGACAGTTTTGATCGTGACTCATAGTCGAGATCATGAGGGTATTTCCTTAGTTATGGATGCGATCGCGGCTCAAGGTGGGAAAGTATTTCGCTTTGATACCGATCGCTTTCCGACGCAGACACAGTTAGAGGTTTACTTTGGACTGGGAACAGAACGGTTCGTGCTGAATGATGGCGCAAACCAACTCAATTTACAAGATGTATCCGCAGTTTGGTATCGGCGCATTCGCATGGGTGCAAGGATTCCGACAACAATGGATGCTCAACTACGCCAAGCCTCAGTTCAAGAGTCGCAAGCTACAATTCTGGGGGCGATCGCTAGTCTCAATGTTTTCCATCTCGATTCTGTATCTGATATTCGTCGCGCAGAACACAAGCAGTTACAATTACAAATTGCGCGATTGCTAGGTTTAGAAATTCCGCGTACTCTCATCACAAACAATCCCCAAGCAGTATTGAAATTTGCGCGAGAGTGCAGATCGGGTATGGTGACGAAAATGCTCACTACCTTTGCAATCTACGATCGAGGACAAGAGCAAGTTGTTTTTACCAATTCAGTCAAGCCCGAGGATTTAGAAAACCTAGAGGGACTGCGTTTCTGTCCGATGTGCTTTCAGGAAAATATTCCTAAAGCGTTGGAACTAAGGACAACAATTGTGGGACAGCACGTATTTACAGCTGCTATTGACTCTCAAATTTCTCCTGAAGCACATCATGACTGGCGGCGACAGGGATTGACTTTGATTGATGCTTGGCAACCCTACACTCTTCCTCAAGAACTTGCTGTGAAATTGCGACAGATGATGACATATTTTCAGTTAAACTATGGAGCATTCGATCTCATTTTGACTCCAGACGGGCGTTATATATTTTTAGAAATTAATCCCGTAGGTGAGTTTTATTGGTTGGAAAAACACGCTGGTTTACCAATTTCGCAAGCGATCGCAGATATCCTCGTAAAAAGCTCCCCTTTTTAA
- a CDS encoding CO2 hydration protein → MVLAQEKSTAKLPPSKHEFADIIHRLEAGGAMLPDTPENLMQIIGIYKAYAVPMDFYWRDLLYIGERVFLEPLPFFKYFIPQEYLDLHNHYAGDDADLRIWRGPATAHPELLAFMEKGETRKMPRLLHHWFHDRINMEFAEECMRAMLWHGRDMGYGKFDAYLDSDEYKANADRAIKAYFKYNPAMLGLYKLFPEMFLEQCRQASYYANLGLFWEVMAPVFFEMSDIYDEGGFKGVPDAMNFLVNGIFAIAGRPIYHHVYIRGERYEIIPKSKGFTWLYEAALPYVEAVFYRTSPFRGTKSYNAQAGQIPTEQKDFHYGVLYADKFPVGTAGIPPTLLAQDMYHFLPQYLRDYYQQHCRGEDDVLVQLGITFQRSMYCVTSAVIQALRTALLYPLDDPNPKHLQANREFFEKQINRFCRPEFDMRNAARLRQIQTSDYR, encoded by the coding sequence ATGGTACTTGCTCAAGAAAAATCTACAGCGAAACTGCCCCCATCCAAGCATGAATTTGCCGATATCATTCATCGCTTAGAAGCAGGTGGGGCAATGCTACCAGATACGCCAGAAAACCTGATGCAAATTATCGGTATTTATAAGGCATATGCCGTACCGATGGATTTCTACTGGCGCGACTTACTTTATATTGGCGAACGAGTCTTCCTCGAACCGCTACCCTTTTTCAAATACTTCATTCCCCAAGAGTATTTAGACCTGCACAATCATTATGCAGGCGACGATGCCGATTTGCGGATTTGGCGGGGACCAGCCACAGCGCATCCCGAATTACTTGCCTTTATGGAAAAAGGTGAAACCCGCAAGATGCCTAGATTGCTGCATCACTGGTTCCACGATCGCATCAACATGGAATTTGCCGAAGAATGTATGCGGGCGATGCTATGGCACGGTAGAGATATGGGTTATGGCAAATTCGATGCCTATCTCGATTCAGATGAATATAAGGCAAATGCCGATCGCGCCATTAAAGCTTATTTCAAGTATAATCCAGCCATGCTGGGGCTGTATAAGTTATTTCCAGAAATGTTCTTAGAACAGTGCCGTCAGGCTTCTTATTACGCCAACCTGGGCTTATTCTGGGAGGTGATGGCTCCAGTCTTCTTCGAGATGTCTGATATTTACGATGAAGGCGGATTTAAGGGAGTCCCTGACGCGATGAATTTCTTGGTGAATGGAATTTTTGCGATCGCGGGTCGTCCAATTTACCACCACGTTTATATTCGCGGCGAACGCTACGAAATTATTCCTAAATCAAAAGGGTTTACCTGGCTTTATGAAGCGGCGTTACCTTATGTCGAAGCTGTTTTCTACCGCACCTCTCCTTTCCGTGGGACGAAATCATATAATGCCCAAGCCGGACAAATTCCTACCGAACAGAAAGATTTCCACTATGGCGTTTTATATGCTGATAAATTTCCTGTAGGTACGGCTGGTATTCCACCTACGTTGTTAGCACAAGATATGTATCATTTCTTGCCTCAATATCTTAGAGATTATTACCAGCAGCACTGTCGAGGCGAAGATGATGTTTTAGTGCAATTGGGTATTACATTCCAGCGATCGATGTACTGCGTAACTTCTGCGGTTATTCAAGCGTTGAGGACTGCATTGTTATATCCATTAGACGATCCAAATCCAAAACATTTGCAAGCAAATCGAGAGTTTTTTGAAAAGCAAATTAATCGCTTCTGTCGTCCAGAATTTGATATGAGAAATGCGGCACGTTTGCGGCAAATTCAGACTTCAGATTATCGCTAG
- a CDS encoding DUF3386 domain-containing protein: protein MTEQTSARDLFKTAYESRYTWDDNFPGYSADVQLTQGDEVYTGRIRINRDLSVEVTGIEDEKVQESVYTQLRDIVTHRKRSQFEQSHGKNEFSLGKLDDSGAVEILVKGDAMGSNYKVRGTEICQVSRVMGRMAFVIDTHDSLDTGGGYVASRYNAVFRNPQTNEVIKVLKFQDFYEKFGDYYVMTKQIIEDYQQQERMKTEFNFSNIKLLEAVAV from the coding sequence ATGACAGAGCAAACAAGTGCGCGGGACTTATTCAAGACGGCTTATGAAAGCCGCTATACCTGGGATGACAACTTTCCTGGTTACAGTGCAGACGTGCAATTGACACAAGGTGATGAAGTCTACACGGGTAGAATTCGGATAAATCGCGATTTGAGCGTAGAAGTTACAGGCATAGAAGACGAAAAAGTACAAGAAAGCGTTTACACGCAGCTGCGAGACATTGTTACTCACCGCAAGCGATCGCAATTCGAGCAGTCTCACGGCAAAAATGAGTTTAGCCTCGGTAAACTCGATGACAGTGGCGCAGTAGAAATCCTGGTCAAAGGCGATGCTATGGGTTCTAACTACAAAGTGCGCGGTACGGAAATTTGCCAAGTCAGCCGCGTTATGGGTCGCATGGCTTTTGTTATCGACACCCACGATAGCTTAGATACAGGCGGGGGTTACGTAGCTAGTCGCTACAATGCAGTGTTCCGCAATCCACAAACTAACGAAGTCATCAAGGTATTAAAGTTTCAAGACTTTTACGAAAAATTTGGTGACTATTACGTCATGACCAAGCAAATCATAGAAGACTATCAGCAACAAGAACGAATGAAAACCGAGTTCAACTTCTCTAACATCAAACTACTAGAAGCTGTTGCAGTTTAG
- a CDS encoding NADH-quinone oxidoreductase subunit M — protein MLSALIWIPVVGAACIGFIPMKGDRARSLALAIATGIIIWTLVLLSQFDISLAGMQFSELLPWIDTLGLSYSLGADGLSIPLVALAGVLTWIAIYSSSENITRPRLYYALLLLIYAGVVGGFLAQNLLLFVLFYEVELIPFYLLIAIWGGTAKRGYAAMKFLIYTAVSGILILAGFLGITWLTGSSSFDYNAIATTGLPLQAQLILLTILLVGFGIKIPLVPLHTWLPDAYTEASPPVAIMLGGILAKLGTYGIIRFGLGLFPETWAIVAPGLAIIGAISAVYGAVTAIAQKDIKRMVAYSSIGHMGYVMLAVAAATELSTVGAVAQMVAHGLILAILFNLIGVIETKVGTRELDVLNGLMSPIRGLPYISALLVMGGMASAGIPGMTGFIAEFLVLQGSYARFPLPTLVCVICTGLTAVYFVILLNRTCFGKLDNKTAYYPKVTWSEKVPALVLTALILFLGIQPTWLVRWSETTSAAMVATVRVSTTQQIAIKN, from the coding sequence ATGCTGAGTGCTTTGATCTGGATACCTGTCGTCGGTGCTGCTTGCATTGGATTTATACCAATGAAAGGAGATCGGGCGCGATCGCTGGCTTTGGCGATCGCCACTGGCATCATTATTTGGACGCTGGTACTGCTGAGTCAATTTGACATCTCCTTAGCTGGGATGCAGTTTTCTGAATTGTTGCCTTGGATTGATACCCTTGGATTGAGCTACAGCTTGGGGGCAGATGGTTTGTCTATCCCTCTAGTCGCCTTAGCAGGGGTATTGACCTGGATTGCTATTTACAGTAGTAGCGAAAATATTACCCGTCCTCGGTTGTACTATGCTTTATTGCTGCTGATCTATGCTGGGGTGGTGGGTGGATTCCTAGCGCAAAACTTGCTGTTGTTCGTTCTATTTTACGAAGTCGAGCTGATTCCTTTCTATCTGCTGATCGCAATTTGGGGTGGAACGGCAAAGCGCGGTTATGCTGCAATGAAGTTTTTGATCTACACGGCAGTTTCGGGAATTTTAATTCTAGCTGGCTTTTTGGGGATTACTTGGCTGACAGGCTCTTCTAGTTTCGATTACAACGCGATCGCCACCACGGGATTACCCCTTCAAGCGCAATTGATCCTCCTAACCATCCTGTTAGTTGGATTTGGGATTAAGATTCCTTTGGTTCCCCTACATACTTGGTTGCCCGATGCTTACACGGAAGCTTCTCCACCCGTAGCAATTATGTTGGGGGGAATTCTGGCAAAGTTAGGAACCTATGGGATTATCCGATTTGGTCTAGGACTATTTCCCGAAACTTGGGCGATCGTTGCGCCTGGTTTAGCGATTATCGGAGCAATTAGCGCGGTTTACGGTGCGGTAACGGCGATCGCTCAAAAAGACATCAAGCGCATGGTTGCCTATAGTTCAATCGGACACATGGGTTATGTCATGCTGGCTGTGGCTGCTGCTACTGAATTGAGTACGGTCGGCGCAGTGGCGCAAATGGTTGCTCACGGTCTAATTTTGGCAATTCTCTTTAACTTGATTGGTGTCATTGAAACTAAAGTCGGGACTCGCGAACTTGATGTCCTGAATGGATTGATGAGTCCGATTCGCGGATTACCCTACATTAGCGCCCTTCTAGTGATGGGAGGTATGGCAAGCGCGGGAATTCCAGGCATGACTGGTTTTATTGCCGAATTTTTAGTCCTGCAAGGTAGTTACGCTAGATTTCCCTTACCTACCCTCGTTTGCGTCATCTGTACGGGTTTAACAGCGGTATATTTTGTGATTTTGCTCAACCGTACTTGCTTCGGCAAGTTAGATAACAAAACAGCTTACTATCCCAAAGTTACCTGGTCGGAAAAAGTTCCCGCCCTCGTCCTCACAGCGCTAATCCTATTTTTGGGCATTCAACCAACTTGGTTAGTACGTTGGAGTGAAACCACTAGCGCCGCCATGGTTGCTACGGTTCGTGTCAGCACCACACAGCAAATTGCGATTAAAAATTAG
- a CDS encoding NAD(P)H-quinone oxidoreductase subunit F — translation MADTFLQTIWLVPIYALIGAISTIPWSPGIIRRTGPRPAAYINLVTTAVAFTHALIALSASWNKPAQYLYFSWLHVANFDFTIAVEVSSLTVGAIALVTGLNVLAIVFAIGYLEMDWGWARFHVMMALFEAGMCALVLCNSLFFSYFILEILTLCTYLLLGFWFSQPLVVTGARDAFLTKRVGDLFLLMGVLALYPLAGTWDFSELARWAQTANVNPTAIALVCLALIAGPMGKCAVFPLHLWLDEAMEGPVPATILRNSVVVATGAWVLVKLQPVLALSPFALSFATFIGAVTAVGASLIVIAQVDVKRALSYSVSAYMGLVFVAVGTGQTQAALLLVFTHAVAISLLVMSTGGVVWNSITQDLRLYGGLWSRRPISAIAFIVGAAGLVAFPPLGGFWALLQIADGLWTTQPLLVGVILVTNALTAFSVTRVFCLMFGNKPKPMTVRSPEVHWPMMLPMTILMGFVMHAPLVLQSLSLLPEWAYINKDVALLLIWSTIFGCSISAVVYLSPLVPKPVTLPWKPLQDFFAYDLYTANLYRVTIVFGVAVVSRLIALIDRYLVDGIVNLVGLVSIFGGETLKYSTSGQSQFYALTILLGVCLLGTIVGWPLLSHMELSFAF, via the coding sequence ATGGCTGACACCTTCCTCCAAACCATCTGGTTAGTTCCCATTTATGCCCTGATAGGGGCAATTTCGACGATTCCTTGGTCGCCTGGAATTATTCGACGCACGGGACCCCGCCCAGCAGCATATATTAACTTGGTGACGACTGCTGTTGCCTTCACCCATGCTTTAATTGCTCTGAGCGCATCTTGGAACAAACCAGCTCAATACTTATATTTTTCTTGGTTGCACGTAGCCAATTTTGACTTCACGATCGCCGTAGAAGTTTCTTCACTTACGGTAGGTGCGATCGCTTTAGTTACAGGCTTAAACGTGCTAGCGATCGTCTTTGCGATCGGCTATTTAGAAATGGACTGGGGGTGGGCGCGTTTCCACGTCATGATGGCGCTGTTTGAAGCCGGGATGTGCGCCTTAGTGCTATGCAACTCCCTGTTCTTCAGCTACTTTATTCTAGAAATTCTCACCCTGTGTACTTATTTGTTACTAGGCTTCTGGTTCAGTCAGCCATTGGTAGTCACGGGAGCAAGAGACGCTTTTTTGACCAAACGGGTAGGCGATTTGTTTCTATTAATGGGGGTACTTGCTCTATATCCCCTCGCCGGAACTTGGGATTTCTCAGAACTCGCACGGTGGGCGCAAACAGCTAACGTTAACCCCACAGCGATCGCGTTGGTATGCTTGGCTCTGATTGCCGGTCCAATGGGTAAATGCGCCGTATTTCCATTACACTTATGGCTGGACGAGGCAATGGAAGGTCCCGTACCAGCAACGATTTTACGTAATTCCGTAGTTGTAGCAACAGGTGCTTGGGTACTCGTGAAACTTCAGCCAGTCCTGGCACTTTCGCCTTTCGCCCTATCTTTTGCCACATTCATCGGTGCGGTGACAGCTGTAGGTGCTTCTTTGATTGTCATCGCTCAAGTTGATGTCAAGCGCGCTTTGTCATATTCTGTCAGTGCCTACATGGGTTTGGTATTTGTGGCTGTAGGTACGGGACAAACTCAAGCCGCACTACTGTTAGTGTTTACCCATGCCGTAGCAATTTCACTGCTCGTCATGAGTACGGGTGGTGTAGTTTGGAATAGCATTACTCAGGATCTCCGCCTTTATGGAGGTTTGTGGTCGCGCCGACCGATTTCAGCTATTGCCTTTATTGTTGGTGCAGCCGGATTAGTGGCTTTTCCACCCCTGGGCGGATTTTGGGCATTGCTGCAAATAGCAGATGGATTGTGGACAACTCAGCCTTTGTTAGTCGGAGTAATTTTAGTCACGAATGCACTGACAGCTTTCAGCGTCACTAGGGTATTTTGCCTCATGTTTGGCAACAAACCCAAGCCAATGACCGTGCGATCGCCTGAAGTTCATTGGCCCATGATGTTACCAATGACAATCTTAATGGGCTTTGTCATGCACGCTCCGTTGGTATTGCAAAGCTTGTCGTTACTGCCAGAATGGGCATACATCAACAAAGATGTAGCTTTGTTATTAATTTGGTCTACGATTTTTGGGTGCAGTATCTCAGCTGTAGTTTACCTCTCACCCTTGGTTCCAAAACCAGTCACGCTACCTTGGAAGCCACTGCAAGACTTTTTCGCCTACGATCTCTATACAGCTAACTTGTATCGGGTAACGATTGTATTTGGAGTAGCTGTAGTTTCTCGCCTAATTGCTCTGATCGATCGCTACTTAGTTGATGGGATTGTGAATTTAGTTGGCTTAGTCTCGATTTTCGGAGGCGAAACCCTAAAATACAGCACTTCTGGACAATCGCAATTCTACGCCTTAACTATCTTGCTAGGTGTGTGTTTGTTAGGCACGATCGTCGGCTGGCCCCTGCTATCTCACATGGAACTCAGTTTTGCATTCTAA
- a CDS encoding NifU family protein, with protein MELTTDNVETVLDEMRPYLMSDGGNVELVELDGPIVRLRLQGACGSCPSSTMTLRMGIERRLREMIPEIAEVEQVI; from the coding sequence ATGGAACTTACAACAGATAATGTAGAAACAGTTTTGGATGAAATGCGCCCCTATCTGATGTCAGATGGTGGCAACGTAGAACTAGTCGAACTCGATGGTCCAATCGTGCGGTTGCGGTTACAAGGAGCTTGTGGTTCTTGCCCTAGTTCTACCATGACTCTGAGAATGGGAATCGAGCGCCGTTTACGGGAAATGATCCCCGAAATCGCTGAAGTCGAACAAGTGATTTAA
- a CDS encoding glycoside hydrolase, with product MSHPLYVAFVWHQHQPLYKSRDRSSASTSNQYRLPWVRLHGTKDYLDLVLILERYPKLHQTVNLVPSLILQLEDYIAGTAFDPYLTVSLTPTEQLQREQQQFIIANFFDANHHTLIDPHPRYAELYHQRQERGAAWCLDNWQKEDYGDLLAWHNLVWIDPIFWDDPEIAQWLQQGRSFTLSDRQRIYSKQREIISRIVPQHRHMQETGQLEVTTSPYTHPILPLLADTNSGRVAVPNMNLPNYRFQWAEDIPRHLQKAWELYEDRFGQIPRGLWPSEQSVSPEILPYIIKQGFNWIVSDEAVLGWTLKHFFHRDGAGNVIEPELLYRPYRLQTPAGDLSIVFRDHRLSDLIGFTYGSMPPKRAAADLVGHLESISHQLKQHQEGDRTSLEQPWLVTIALDGENCWEYYPQDGKPFLENLYQTLSNHPHIKLVTVSEFIDAFPPTATIPGEKLHSGSWVDGSFTTWIGDPAKNRAWDLLAAAREVLAQHPEATEENNPEVWEALYAAEGSDWFWWFGEGHSSNHDAMFDQLFREHLCGIYQSLNQPVPPVLLRPVEIHAAPADHRPQSFIHPSIDGMGDEQDWDKAGRLEVGGARGTMHQSSTVQRIWYGVDHLNFYLRLDFKTGAKPGQDLPPELNLLWFYPDRTMHNSPPPLVDLPEQAPMNFMFHHRLEVNLLTQSVHFQEAGEHYQWHPRASRAQVALERCLEVAVPWADLQMPPDYPLRLVLVLADEGRFQQYLPENALIPIEVP from the coding sequence ATGTCTCATCCCCTCTACGTTGCATTCGTCTGGCATCAGCACCAACCACTGTATAAAAGTCGCGATCGCAGTTCTGCTTCTACATCCAATCAGTATCGCTTGCCGTGGGTCAGGTTGCACGGGACAAAAGACTATCTGGATTTGGTGTTAATTCTAGAGCGTTATCCTAAGTTACATCAAACGGTTAACCTCGTTCCTTCTCTGATTCTGCAACTAGAAGATTACATTGCTGGGACTGCTTTCGATCCCTACCTCACAGTTAGCTTGACACCTACAGAGCAACTGCAAAGGGAGCAACAACAATTTATCATCGCTAACTTTTTTGATGCCAATCACCATACCCTGATCGATCCTCATCCCCGTTATGCAGAGTTGTACCATCAACGGCAGGAACGCGGTGCAGCTTGGTGTTTGGACAATTGGCAGAAGGAAGATTACGGCGATCTACTGGCTTGGCATAATTTAGTTTGGATCGATCCAATTTTTTGGGACGACCCCGAAATTGCTCAATGGTTGCAGCAAGGTCGGAGTTTTACTTTAAGCGATCGCCAGCGGATTTATTCTAAACAAAGGGAAATTATCAGTCGGATTGTCCCCCAACATCGCCACATGCAGGAAACGGGGCAACTAGAAGTTACTACCTCACCTTATACTCATCCAATTCTGCCTTTACTTGCCGATACGAACTCCGGTCGGGTTGCCGTACCGAATATGAATCTGCCCAACTACCGCTTTCAGTGGGCAGAAGATATTCCGCGTCACTTGCAAAAAGCATGGGAGTTATACGAAGACCGCTTTGGACAAATACCCAGGGGATTGTGGCCTTCCGAACAGTCTGTCAGCCCTGAAATTCTCCCCTATATTATCAAGCAAGGATTTAATTGGATTGTTTCTGATGAAGCCGTTTTAGGGTGGACGCTCAAGCACTTTTTCCACCGCGACGGGGCGGGAAATGTCATCGAACCAGAATTGTTATACCGTCCCTATCGCTTGCAGACACCAGCGGGAGATTTATCCATTGTCTTTCGCGATCATAGATTGTCAGATTTAATTGGTTTTACATATGGGTCGATGCCACCCAAGCGCGCCGCAGCAGATTTGGTGGGACATTTAGAGTCGATCTCCCATCAGCTCAAACAGCACCAAGAAGGCGATCGGACTAGCTTAGAACAACCTTGGCTCGTCACGATTGCATTAGATGGAGAAAACTGCTGGGAATACTATCCTCAAGATGGCAAACCCTTCTTAGAAAACTTATATCAAACTCTCAGCAACCATCCTCATATCAAACTCGTCACCGTCTCGGAATTTATCGATGCTTTTCCCCCAACTGCAACAATTCCAGGTGAGAAGTTACACAGCGGCTCTTGGGTAGATGGCAGCTTTACCACTTGGATTGGCGATCCGGCAAAAAATCGAGCTTGGGACTTGCTAGCAGCAGCGAGAGAGGTATTGGCACAGCATCCAGAGGCGACAGAAGAGAATAACCCCGAAGTTTGGGAAGCTTTATACGCCGCCGAGGGTTCCGATTGGTTTTGGTGGTTTGGTGAAGGTCATTCCTCCAATCACGATGCCATGTTCGACCAGTTGTTTCGAGAGCATTTGTGTGGCATTTATCAATCCTTAAATCAACCCGTTCCTCCAGTGCTGCTGCGTCCGGTGGAAATTCATGCCGCTCCAGCCGACCATCGCCCTCAAAGCTTCATTCACCCCAGTATTGACGGTATGGGTGACGAGCAAGACTGGGACAAAGCTGGACGCTTAGAAGTGGGTGGAGCGCGGGGAACGATGCATCAAAGCAGCACGGTACAGCGCATTTGGTACGGGGTAGATCACCTAAATTTCTATCTCAGACTAGATTTCAAAACAGGAGCAAAGCCAGGTCAGGACTTGCCACCAGAACTCAATTTACTCTGGTTCTATCCTGATCGCACCATGCATAACAGCCCCCCGCCTTTGGTAGACTTGCCAGAGCAAGCGCCAATGAACTTTATGTTTCACCATCGCTTGGAAGTTAATTTACTGACACAATCGGTTCACTTTCAAGAGGCGGGAGAACACTATCAATGGCATCCCCGCGCCAGTCGCGCTCAGGTAGCGCTAGAGCGTTGCCTAGAAGTAGCAGTTCCTTGGGCTGACTTGCAAATGCCACCAGATTATCCTTTACGCTTGGTTTTGGTCTTGGCAGACGAGGGCAGATTCCAGCAGTATTTGCCTGAGAATGCTTTGATTCCGATTGAAGTACCCTAG
- a CDS encoding GNAT family N-acetyltransferase — translation MEVFLAKIEHLELIAILFDQYRVFYGQASDLATAKIFLQERLQKHDSVIFVASDGQIVGFTQLYPSFSSVSMQRIWILNDLFVVATHRRKGIAKLLLTAAKQYAQETEAIRITLATQISNISAQALYESLKYTRDEEFYHYSLRLSEF, via the coding sequence ATGGAAGTTTTTCTGGCTAAAATCGAGCATCTTGAACTGATAGCTATACTATTTGACCAATATCGCGTTTTTTATGGACAAGCATCGGACTTGGCAACTGCAAAGATTTTTCTGCAAGAACGATTGCAAAAACATGATTCTGTCATCTTTGTTGCAAGTGATGGACAAATCGTCGGATTTACTCAGCTTTATCCCAGTTTTTCTTCAGTATCGATGCAACGAATTTGGATTTTGAACGACCTATTCGTCGTCGCAACGCATCGTAGAAAAGGGATTGCCAAATTATTGCTGACAGCAGCAAAGCAGTACGCTCAAGAAACTGAAGCAATCAGAATCACTCTCGCCACACAAATTTCTAATATCTCAGCACAAGCTTTGTATGAATCACTCAAATACACCAGGGATGAAGAGTTTTATCACTATTCGTTGAGATTGAGTGAATTTTGA